A window of Juglans regia cultivar Chandler chromosome 7, Walnut 2.0, whole genome shotgun sequence contains these coding sequences:
- the LOC109019468 gene encoding crocetin glucosyltransferase, chloroplastic-like, which produces MSHNFTDLAYLATRLQYSQTLTPHPQAPPPTTTTTTMEKYRHVLLVTFPAQGHINPALQFAKRLVRLGAHVTLATSVSSYRRMTKTPAPQGLSFATYSDGYDDGFKPTTDDLEHYIFAIKRSGSKTLTDLIVSSANEGRPFQYLVYNMLLPWAGNVARELHLPSAVLWIQPATVLDIYYYYFNGYGDDIRKNGTDPSYSLQLPGLPLLYGRDLPSFLLGSNTYTFALPSFQEQFEALQKESNPRVLVNTFDGLEPEALRVIEKFNLAAVGPLIPSAFLDGKDPSDKAFGGDLFQGSKEYYIEWLNSKPNSSVIYVSFGSMAVLAKQQMEEMARGLLDCGRPFLWVIRAKEKGEEETEEERLSCRKELEQKGMIVPWCSQVEVLSHPSLACFVTHCGWNSSLESLVTGVPVVAFPQWSDQGTNAKLIEDVWKTGLRVTANKDGIVEGDEIKRCLELVAGGGDRGEELRRNAKKWKELAREAAREGGSSYKNLKAFVEEIGGCLC; this is translated from the coding sequence ATGTCCCACAACTTCACAGACCTGGCCTATCTTGCCACCAGACTGCAGTACTCTCAAACACTAACACCTCACCCTCAAGCTCCACcgcccaccaccaccaccaccaccatggAGAAGTACCGCCACGTACTCCTCGTAACGTTCCCTGCGCAGGGCCATATAAACCCTGCTCTCCAGTTTGCCAAGCGCCTCGTTCGCTTGGGGGCGCATGTCACCCTCGCTACCAGCGTCTCCTCCTACCGTCGCATGACCAAAACACCTGCTCCTCAAGGTTTGTCCTTCGCCACCTACTCCGATGGCTACGACGATGGGTTTAAGCCTACTACTGATGATTTAGAGCACTACATCTTCGCGATTAAGCGCAGTGGCTCCAAAACTCTCACCGATCTCATCGTGTCCAGCGCAAACGAGGGCCGCCCCTTTCAGTACTTAGTGTACAATATGCTCCTGCCTTGGGCGGGGAACGTGGCCCGCGAACTTCACCTCCCGTCAGCAGTTCTCTGGATTCAACCTGCCACGGTTTTGGACATATACTACTACTACTTCAATGGCTATGGAGACGACATCAGGAAAAACGGCACTGATCCCTCGTACTCGTTACAATTACCGGGACTGCCGTTGCTCTATGGTCGTGACCTTCCCTCCTTTTTGCTTGGTTCAAATACGTATACTTTTGCACTCCCATCATTTCAAGAGCAATTCGAAGCACTCCAAAAAGAAAGCAACCCGAGAGTGCTTGTCAATACCTTTGATGGATTAGAGCCCGAAGCCTTGAGAGTGATCGAAAAATTTAATCTTGCTGCGGTTGGACCGCTGATTCCATCGGCCTTTTTGGACGGAAAGGATCCATCCGATAAAGCTTTTGGCGGAGATCTTTTCCAAGGCTCCAAGGAGTACTACATCGAATGGCTGAACTCCAAGCCTAACTCATCTGTCATTTACGTCTCATTCGGGAGCATGGCGGTGCTAGCAAAGCAGCAGATGGAGGAAATGGCACGCGGATTGTTGGATTGCGGCCGTCCCTTCTTGTGGGTCATAAGAGCCaaggaaaaaggagaagaagagacagaagaagagagattgagttGCAGAAAGGAATTGGAGCAAAAGGGAATGATAGTGCCATGGTGTTCTCAAGTGGAGGTTCTGTCACATCCTTCATTGGCATGCTTTGTGACTCATTGCGGATGGAATTCGAGTTTGGAGAGTTTGGTCACTGGGGTGCCAGTGGTTGCTTTCCCACAGTGGAGTGATCAAGGAACAAACGCAAAACTGATTGAAGATGTGTGGAAAACAGGCTTGAGGGTGACAGCAAACAAGGATGGCATTGTAGAAGGTGATGAGATCAAGAGGTGCTTGGAATTGGTAGCTGGAGGTGGGGATCGAGGGGAAGAATTGAGAAGGAATGCTAAGAAATGGAAGGAGTTGGCTAGGGAAGCTGCCAGGGAAGGTGGGTCTTCATACAAAAATCTTAAAGCTTTTGTGGAGGAGATTGGAGGATGTTTATGTTAA